GCCTAATATTAGTTATtagtatattattaaaataaacaataaaatacataaaaatcaatagtgaaaaaaatcgaaaaaaagGTACTAAAATGAATTATGCAGAGCAAAAACGAAGtgttatatgcatacacatgcatatatgaacaatatatagcatgaaaaagggaaaaaatgAGCATtagaataaataatatgcacacttttccatttataaataaaattcatgagcatacatatatgtgaaTTGAGATATCCTCTAACTATATATTGCACATGCATTAGTATTTCCtttgtaattttattaactttttcattttaattttccgaagaaatattaaaattgtattacaaaaaaataagtaattttataattaatggTTTATTAAAACATTCCGCCATATATTACTTCATTATAAAGCACATATTAATGTGCATAATGCACATAATAGATACCGAGATACATGGACTAAACATATTAGAACAAATCGGCAATGGCTTGTTTTTGTTTCTCTGTTAACTGATCAGGAAATTGTACCAAAAATTTAATGTAAAGATTGCCATATTGACTTGAATTTTTAATCGGCATACCTTTATTTTGTACTTTAAGAACTTCATTATGAAAAGTGACGGTATTTTTGGTTATATGAATAGGTGTACCACTAATATGATGTATATCTTTTGAGAATCCAATTAAAGCATCCTTTAAACTAATTTGATATGTTTGATGTAAAtcgttattttttctttcatacACCTTATGGTTTTTTGTTTGAacaagaaaaattaaatctCCATTTTCATGGCCAATTTGttgttttccttttttttcaaataaaattttatcattatttttagttCCAGGTTCAATTTCTAATGTTAATTCAATacttttttcttcaattaATCCATTTGGGCAATAAGAGCAGTTTGAATCCCATGCTTTCCCCCTATCTATACAATTATCATctcttattttattttgcataATAAAACCTGGAGCAACTTGTTGTGTTACTGTCCTATACCCTTTTCCACtacattctttttttttcttaatacAGTCATCACTTCTTATGCATTTTACATCCCTTGTATAATATACCGAAAATATATCTcctttatataattgttcTAAATTCAATTCTATTGGTAATATTAGACTTTCTGCTTTTTTAACTTCTTCTCTTCTAAAACCGCCACCAAAAAAactttcataaatattaaaatgatCTGATGGATCATCATCCATTTTATTACTTTCCACATTCTTTGCGGCCTCTAATCCATAATGATCATACGCCcttcttttttcttcatcacttaatatttcataagCTTCAGCTATTTCATTAAAACGATTATTTGAGTTTTTATCTTTTGCTTTATCTGgatgatatattttggaTAATTTCCTATAagccttttttatttcttcagTACTTGCATATCGATCTACTTCTAGCAccttatataattttgtatggTTATAATCATCATCTTCTGGTTCCCCACGCCCAAACCATGcatttgcatatttattccattttttatcgATTTGTACTGTGCTTAAAACAGCTAAAATAACTAgcgtaaaatatatttttctttttatcaTGTTTCTTCAAATATCCATCTGTAAAggcatgtatatatgatgCATATCAGGAATTATTAGGTGAAATAGAAACAAGTAAATGCATtcttatgcatatatatgtatacatagCTATGGATGCATGTATACAATATTCGGATATAGTTATAATATGCACGCCCACAAATACAAAGATACGCTTGGTTAGAATGTTTTACCTGAATGGCTATGTATATATCGTATCTAAATAAAGAATGGCtgagttatatatataacctTTTTTCTACGGACTCACAAATATGATATTCAAGGCATATGCCGTATATAAAGCCCTTTctgaaaattaaaacatttaattttgttgctctttattttgttaaagtaaaaatattatatttatatgtgagttatatatatatattaatattttatgggCAATTTGGGTGCTATTTTCATGGATGGATATTtgtatacaaaaatatccatatatacaaaagCTTATACTTTATAATTGGAAATTTTagaatttaaatttttaaatcatacgcctttatttattatataaatttctaaatatttcttttttaatcataattttccgctattgtattatttatttttttttattattcaaaaattaataataataatttggcatgctcatttattattttactatttttttttttactatcatgggccataaattattatgctttaaataataaaaatatatatataatacaaatatgcttttatatatatattatagtgCACAAGCAAGCCGAATATTAAAgtcaatattttattacatcattttttgttctaacaaagaattacaaaaaatattttaacttaaaataaaattttatttgaaaggAAATGTTCTTTACGTATTTATGTAAAAGCATGTTACTTGATTGTTTTATGGAGACTTAGAGACATTCAAAAACAACGGTGTTGAAAAATAACGAAATACTCCAAAACAGTAAAAACGGTAATTTAGAGTAATGAAATACTAAAATTCGACATAAATCATTATTAAAGGGGAAATgtattacatataattggatatatacattgttatacaaatgtaataattataaataagtatgtatatacatatatttgaatGAAACGATGCATACAgattatatacaattattGAGTGTGTGAACATGAGAACAAATTGATGAGTAAATTATAGATTAATAGAAATGAAAGAATCTGTATACCCGTAAAACCTCGATAATATTTGATACATGTAACTTTGGAAATTATACGCAAATAAAGTTATTTGGATATATAACACCATACATTTGGgtttcttatatttttccaacttcacaaaaaattatataaataggtataaatatattattaatgtcatgaaaaattattaaatattaataaatttttatgctGGTACTcaatgttttatatttcttataaaattatgtgtACCGATATATTCGAAGCATTTACatgatttattaataaaatacttttgtaaaaaaatatttcgaAAAATACCCAACATAACGATATAGGTATATGTACATTTATAACGCtctctatatatatctagAGAAAGAAAAcgagaaaatattaaaaacagGATATATGCAATACGAATAACATCTTCAAATGATTGTcaataaatgtaaatatatgtataattataaatattttttaaacataataaaagataaaagaAATCATTCCTTGCAACGCTCCTGAATGAATATACTAATTAgtaaaaatagaataataacagatttaataaaatttgaaaggaaaataaaatgtaatgTTCGcctatataataataaaaaaacaaaatgtgcaggggataataaaaaatataataatttcctaaagaatatatgcaataaaAATGTCATAAGGAATTTGGATTCagtaaatattattgaaaatttaaagtATGTAACTGAATATAATGTGAATGaagatattattaaaaattacataaatCGAGTAAAAACGCTAAAAGAACAATGGGGGTTAAACAAaatctattttatttttaaaacactTATAAAATACAAGTTATATGATGCTGCGTTGTTGAGCAGattagaaaatattatcaatgATATAGAGGTTCCTAATGAAGacatgaaaaaagaaaaaattgattgttttgaaaatgtatatataataaggatatcgtatattttatacagttttcattattttaatcATACTAATGAACAATTAGTAAACAAGTTGATAAACATCTTGAACATTA
This genomic interval from Plasmodium chabaudi chabaudi strain AS genome assembly, chromosome: 11 contains the following:
- a CDS encoding DnaJ protein, putative, which gives rise to MIKRKIYFTLVILAVLSTVQIDKKWNKYANAWFGRGEPEDDDYNHTKLYKVLEVDRYASTEEIKKAYRKLSKIYHPDKAKDKNSNNRFNEIAEAYEILSDEEKRRAYDHYGLEAAKNVESNKMDDDPSDHFNIYESFFGGGFRREEVKKAESLILPIELNLEQLYKGDIFSVYYTRDVKCIRSDDCIKKKKECSGKGYRTVTQQVAPGFIMQNKIRDDNCIDRGKAWDSNCSYCPNGLIEEKSIELTLEIEPGTKNNDKILFEKKGKQQIGHENGDLIFLVQTKNHKVYERKNNDLHQTYQISLKDALIGFSKDIHHISGTPIHITKNTVTFHNEVLKVQNKGMPIKNSSQYGNLYIKFLVQFPDQLTEKQKQAIADLF